GCGTCCACCGAGGCATCCAGTTCGGACCAACTGAGCGTCCGGTCGCGCCAGTGCAGCGCGGCCCGGTCACCGTGGTCGAGAGCCGCCCGGCGGACCCGGTCGGCGAGGTTCGGCGCGGGGTTTTCCGCTGCGTCCTGCACGGTGACCGAGTCTGGCACAGCGGACGACGACAGGCCACGCCCGACGGTCGGGCCAGCGGCCGGACAACCGTGCCGCGCGCGAGTCCCGTAGGTGGGACCAGCCACGGTGCCGCCAGCGACCCGATCAGGTCCCGCCGATGGGACGGATGACCCTTCCGCCGGCGGTTCGGCCGGGCCCGCACCGACCACCCGTCGGGGCGGGTCAGCCGAACGGACGACGCACCCCGACCAGGGGATCCACCCTGGATCATCGAGCCGGTCCAAAGTCAATCGCACACGACGGACAACCGGTCCGCCGACGGTGCGACGGAGAAGGAAATACTTCCGCCCTGTGTAACGGACTTGCCACGCGCGGGTGACGTTGGCCCTATCATCACTCGGGTTGGCTCACCCCATTTGCCGTGAGTCGACACCCCTCAGCCCGAGGAGGCCCCCGTGCCTGTGAGCGCATTGGACCAGCACCTCAAGGGGAACTGCCGCCCGTCGGCACACCCCGGAACCGTCCTGCCCGACCGGAAGCCCGGTCGGTCCGCACCAACGACCCGCAAACCGGCCCGTCCGGTGACCGACGGGACGGGGGCGTCGCGGTGACCACCTTCGGTTACGCGGAACGCCCGGTCGGCCTGACCGGTTCGGCGGCACGCTCCCACGTCAACGAGCGGCCGGCGGCCCGCGCGCCGCTGGACGATCCACACGGCACCGCCGTGCGGGGTGACGGAACGGCGAAGCGGATCCGCAACCGGCCACACCACAACGAGCCGCCGCCACGACCGGCGGTGCCCGGTGGGAACGCGAAACCGGCCGGCGGTCGGGTCGCTGTGCCGGCCCGTCCGACCATGCCGGTCCAGGGCCGACGGGTCGGCGACACGCCGACGGCGACCACCGATCCGTCGGCGGGCGAGACGGCGGTGATCCCGGCGGTGCCGGCCACCACCACCCCGACCGGCTTTCCGAGCCGACCGGACCCGTCCGACCCCGCCACCGAGGTCTGGACGCTGGTCGAACGGGCTCAGGCCGGTGAGTCCGAGGCGTTCGGTCTGATCTACGACCGGTACGTGGACACCGTGTTCCGGTTCGTCTACTTCCGGGTCGGCAATCGCCAGCTCGCCGAGGACCTCACCTCGGACACCTTCCTGCGGGCGC
The nucleotide sequence above comes from Micromonospora sp. NBC_00389. Encoded proteins:
- a CDS encoding ECF subfamily RNA polymerase sigma factor, BldN family — protein: MTTFGYAERPVGLTGSAARSHVNERPAARAPLDDPHGTAVRGDGTAKRIRNRPHHNEPPPRPAVPGGNAKPAGGRVAVPARPTMPVQGRRVGDTPTATTDPSAGETAVIPAVPATTTPTGFPSRPDPSDPATEVWTLVERAQAGESEAFGLIYDRYVDTVFRFVYFRVGNRQLAEDLTSDTFLRALKRIGSFTWQGRDLGAWLVTIARNLVADHFKSGRYRLEVTTGDVLDADREDRGPEGSPEAAVVEHITNVALLTAVKQLNPEQQECIVLRFLQGFSVAETARAMGKNEGAIKALQYRAVRALARLLPDGFQP